In one Nocardioides sp. NBC_00368 genomic region, the following are encoded:
- a CDS encoding MCE family protein: MARYPKSFAERNKVVIAVVGILAMTGVFFATFHAEDLPVIGGGDTYEAYFAEAAGIRPGDEARVAGVKVGEVSALELDGDKVLIRFRAKDVTLGSQTTASIKVKTLLGRKFLALDPGGPGRLREPIPVSRTTTPYDVNAAFSDLSSTVDEIDMAQVEESMDALSEVFEDTPEDVRGMVSGLTRLSRTISSRDQELAELMRTTTEVTGTLAERNQEIGLLIEDGDKLLEELAARRRAIHQMLTYTDDLAKQVTGLVEDNQKRLRPALEKLDRVSEILRRNQDHLDKALSQIGAYYRVIGASMSNGPWIDVYGCGLFDENNAPVLDNDVQRDCKPGGTR; this comes from the coding sequence ATGGCCCGCTATCCGAAGTCGTTCGCCGAACGCAACAAGGTCGTCATCGCCGTCGTCGGAATCCTGGCCATGACCGGTGTCTTCTTCGCCACGTTCCACGCCGAGGACCTGCCGGTCATCGGAGGTGGCGACACCTACGAGGCGTACTTCGCCGAGGCCGCCGGGATCCGTCCGGGCGACGAGGCGCGGGTCGCCGGGGTGAAGGTCGGCGAGGTGTCCGCGCTCGAGCTCGACGGCGACAAGGTGCTGATCAGGTTCCGGGCGAAGGACGTCACGCTCGGGTCGCAGACGACCGCGTCGATCAAGGTGAAGACGCTGCTCGGACGCAAGTTCCTCGCCCTCGACCCCGGCGGCCCCGGCCGTCTTCGCGAGCCCATCCCGGTGTCTCGGACCACCACCCCCTACGACGTCAACGCCGCCTTCTCCGACCTCTCCTCGACCGTGGACGAGATCGACATGGCGCAGGTCGAGGAGTCGATGGACGCGCTCTCGGAGGTGTTCGAGGACACCCCCGAGGACGTACGCGGCATGGTGTCCGGGCTCACCCGGCTCTCCCGCACGATCTCCTCGCGGGACCAGGAGCTGGCCGAGCTGATGCGCACCACGACCGAGGTCACCGGGACCCTCGCCGAGCGCAACCAGGAGATCGGGCTCCTGATCGAGGACGGCGACAAGCTGCTCGAGGAGCTCGCGGCCCGTCGGCGGGCGATCCACCAGATGCTCACCTACACCGACGACCTCGCCAAGCAGGTCACCGGCCTGGTCGAGGACAACCAGAAGCGACTGCGGCCGGCGCTCGAGAAGCTCGACCGGGTCTCCGAGATCCTGCGGCGCAACCAGGACCACCTCGACAAGGCGCTCTCCCAGATCGGGGCCTACTACCGGGTGATCGGCGCCTCGATGAGCAACGGCCCGTGGATCGACGTCTACGGCTGCGGACTCTTCGACGAGAACAACGCACCGGTGCTCGACAACGACGTCCAGCGCGACTGCAAGCCGGGAGGGACGAGATGA
- a CDS encoding MlaD family protein: MRLNSGGSVAVTLTKSVVFALVTVLAMAALATTISNGSTSSGRTFTALFTDVTSLNKGDDVRMAGVKIGTVQSIGLRNDDTAEVVFTAAESAPMVEGTRAELRFRNLIGQRYIALEPGAPGGEGLKPGYTFSLDETEPALDLTMLFNGFQPLFKFLDPEDVNNLSAQIIAVFQGEGATVESLLSSTASLTSTLADRDQVIGDLITNLNSVLEVVSQRTGMLDTTLVTLQRLVTGLAADRETLGSTIEGMGELSQSVTGLLQEGREPLRDSIDSLGDVSENLAENDEALTKFLTTMPQKTDEIGRMATYGGWLNFYICSIDGRIPKPEGYYGDLGVDSPAGRCQ; encoded by the coding sequence ATGAGGCTGAACAGCGGCGGCTCGGTCGCGGTGACGCTCACCAAGTCGGTGGTCTTCGCGCTGGTGACGGTCCTGGCGATGGCCGCGCTGGCGACGACGATCTCCAACGGATCGACCTCGTCGGGGCGTACCTTCACGGCGCTCTTCACCGACGTGACCAGCCTCAACAAGGGCGACGACGTACGGATGGCGGGCGTGAAGATCGGCACCGTCCAGTCGATCGGGCTGCGGAACGACGACACCGCCGAGGTCGTCTTCACCGCGGCCGAGTCGGCGCCGATGGTCGAGGGCACCCGGGCGGAGCTCCGGTTCCGCAACCTGATCGGCCAGCGCTACATCGCGCTGGAGCCGGGAGCTCCTGGTGGGGAGGGGCTGAAGCCCGGCTACACGTTCTCGCTCGACGAGACCGAACCCGCGCTGGACCTGACGATGCTGTTCAACGGCTTCCAGCCGCTGTTCAAGTTCCTCGACCCGGAGGACGTCAACAACCTCAGCGCGCAGATCATCGCGGTCTTCCAGGGTGAGGGCGCGACGGTCGAGTCGCTGCTCTCCTCGACGGCCTCGCTGACCTCGACCCTCGCCGACCGCGACCAGGTGATCGGCGACCTGATCACCAACCTCAACTCGGTCCTCGAGGTGGTCAGCCAGCGCACCGGGATGCTCGACACCACGCTGGTGACGCTGCAGCGGCTGGTCACCGGTCTGGCCGCCGACCGGGAGACGCTCGGCTCGACCATCGAGGGGATGGGCGAGCTCTCCCAGAGCGTCACCGGCCTGCTGCAGGAGGGTCGGGAGCCGCTGCGCGACTCGATCGACTCCCTCGGTGACGTCTCGGAGAACCTCGCCGAGAACGACGAGGCGCTGACGAAGTTCCTGACCACCATGCCGCAGAAGACCGACGAGATCGGCCGGATGGCCACCTACGGCGGCTGGCTCAACTTCTACATCTGCTCCATCGACGGGCGGATCCCGAAACCCGAGGGCTACTACGGCGACCTCGGCGTGGACTCGCCGGCAGGAAGGTGCCAATGA
- a CDS encoding ABC transporter permease — translation MGGTVEVTGLTKSFGSQNIWSDVTLTLPQGEITALLGPSGTGKSVFLKSLMGLLRPEAGVCLVDGVDMVKARESQRQELRRRFGVLFQDGALFGSMSVFDNVAFPLRAHTKKRESEIRQITNDKLDLVGLLGQEHKLPGEISGGMRKRAGLARSLVTEPSIILCDEPDSGLDPVRTANLAQLLVDVNAATDATMLVVTHNIELARTLPDNLGMLYRRRLVMYGPREEFLLTDHPVVSQFMSGDPIGPIGMSEETDHGVNDDYVEGEAYYPTAGVATVRAGARAIEVLPRQLAPANGAPRAAVERHTARVASGAATLYTADDDDVDRAPRPKVKDPVSRALDQVGALFALGLDTFRAAFRRPFAARELLDQFWFVTSVSWIPAMLVAIPFGAVIALQLGTLTVQIGAQSFTGAASVLAVVQQAAPIVTSLVIAGAGGAAICADLGSRTIRDEIDAMRVIAVDPVQALVVPRVLACVLAAVLLNGLVSVVGVLGGYFFNVIIQGGTPGAYLSSFTALAQLSDLWVGELKAVLFGLIAGLVAAHQGLNTKPGPKGVGEAVNQSVVVTFLLLFFVNFVITTLYLELVPGKGA, via the coding sequence ATGGGCGGAACCGTGGAGGTCACCGGGCTCACCAAGAGCTTCGGATCTCAGAACATCTGGAGCGACGTGACCCTCACGCTGCCCCAGGGGGAGATCACCGCGCTGCTCGGCCCGTCGGGCACCGGGAAGTCGGTGTTCCTGAAGTCGCTGATGGGGCTGCTGCGTCCGGAGGCCGGGGTCTGCCTGGTCGACGGGGTCGACATGGTCAAGGCGCGCGAGTCGCAGCGGCAGGAGCTGCGCAGGCGGTTCGGGGTGCTCTTCCAGGACGGCGCCCTCTTCGGGTCGATGAGCGTCTTCGACAACGTCGCCTTCCCGCTGCGCGCGCACACGAAGAAGCGCGAGTCGGAGATCCGGCAGATCACGAACGACAAGCTCGACCTGGTCGGACTCCTGGGCCAGGAGCACAAGCTGCCCGGCGAGATCTCCGGCGGCATGCGCAAGCGCGCCGGCCTGGCCCGCTCGCTGGTCACCGAGCCCTCGATCATCCTGTGCGACGAGCCCGACTCGGGGCTCGACCCGGTGCGTACCGCCAACCTCGCCCAGCTCCTCGTCGACGTCAACGCGGCCACCGACGCCACGATGCTGGTGGTCACCCACAACATCGAGCTGGCGCGTACGCTGCCGGACAACCTCGGCATGCTCTACCGCCGGCGCCTGGTGATGTACGGGCCGCGCGAGGAGTTCCTGCTCACCGACCACCCGGTCGTCTCCCAGTTCATGAGCGGCGACCCGATCGGGCCGATCGGGATGAGCGAGGAGACGGATCACGGCGTCAACGACGACTACGTCGAGGGCGAGGCCTACTACCCGACCGCCGGCGTCGCGACCGTACGTGCCGGCGCCCGCGCCATCGAGGTGCTGCCGCGACAGCTGGCGCCCGCCAACGGCGCCCCGCGGGCCGCGGTCGAGCGGCACACCGCGCGGGTGGCGAGCGGGGCGGCGACGCTCTACACCGCCGATGACGACGACGTTGACCGAGCCCCGAGACCGAAGGTCAAGGACCCGGTCAGCCGGGCCCTGGATCAGGTCGGCGCGCTCTTCGCGCTGGGGCTGGACACGTTCCGAGCCGCCTTCCGGCGGCCGTTCGCGGCCCGCGAACTGCTCGACCAGTTCTGGTTCGTCACCTCGGTCTCCTGGATCCCGGCGATGCTCGTCGCGATCCCGTTCGGCGCGGTGATCGCGCTGCAGCTCGGCACGCTGACCGTGCAGATCGGGGCGCAGTCGTTCACCGGCGCCGCCTCCGTCCTGGCGGTCGTGCAGCAGGCGGCCCCGATCGTGACCTCCCTCGTCATCGCGGGAGCTGGCGGAGCGGCGATCTGCGCCGATCTCGGCTCCCGGACGATCCGCGACGAGATCGACGCGATGCGGGTGATCGCGGTCGATCCCGTCCAGGCGCTCGTGGTGCCACGGGTGCTCGCCTGCGTGCTCGCGGCCGTGCTGCTCAACGGGCTGGTCAGCGTGGTCGGCGTCCTCGGCGGCTACTTCTTCAACGTGATCATCCAGGGCGGTACGCCCGGGGCGTACCTCTCCTCCTTCACCGCCCTCGCCCAGCTCTCCGACCTGTGGGTGGGCGAGCTCAAGGCGGTGCTCTTCGGGCTCATCGCCGGCCTCGTCGCCGCTCACCAGGGGCTCAACACCAAGCCCGGCCCGAAGGGGGTCGGGGAGGCGGTCAACCAGTCGGTCGTCGTCACCTTCCTGCTCCTCTTCTTCGTCAACTTCGTGATCACGACGCTCTATCTCGAGCTCGTCCCCGGGAAGGGGGCCTGA
- a CDS encoding MCE family protein encodes MTLSRARDAFLGLCYLAVIAAVALGAWLAYDQTFVDRSEVTLTTGTLGNALQAGSDVKLRGVPVGTVRTVSAREGGAELTLALEPDVLSDLSTDTTARLLPKTLFGERYVALQPGPGPELEAGAVIEQDRSDEAIELEQVLDELLPVLKAIQPHKLNATLSELATMLRDNGDDIGEVFSAWAAYLKKLNPLVPQMADDLAALGRVAGHYEEAAPDLLEALDTMTVTAETLVDQQRQLADTFRSVTTTAADTDRWLERNRETIVVLSDTSRDALRAVSPYASSFPCLFSALRDYAPVMAKNLGKGTDEPGIHALVSVSDIRQPYPAGYTPKLRTGGPRCPYVTGQTGSQPAVTGTAGTAEQIEAPPTDRVRTFGATTGLGEQNSEGENQLIAEVMAPAEGMAPDDYPTWSSLLLGPTLRGTEVIVR; translated from the coding sequence ATGACGCTGTCGAGAGCTCGTGATGCCTTCCTCGGCCTGTGCTATCTGGCCGTGATCGCGGCGGTGGCGCTCGGCGCCTGGCTGGCCTACGACCAGACCTTCGTGGACCGCTCCGAGGTCACGCTGACCACCGGCACCCTCGGCAACGCGCTCCAGGCCGGCTCCGACGTCAAGCTGCGTGGCGTGCCGGTCGGCACGGTCCGCACGGTCTCGGCCCGCGAGGGCGGCGCCGAGCTGACCCTGGCGCTGGAGCCGGACGTACTCTCCGACCTCTCGACCGACACCACGGCGCGGTTGCTGCCCAAGACGCTCTTCGGGGAGCGCTACGTGGCGCTCCAGCCGGGGCCCGGGCCGGAGCTCGAGGCGGGCGCCGTCATCGAGCAGGACCGCTCCGACGAGGCGATCGAGCTGGAGCAGGTGCTCGACGAGCTCCTCCCGGTGCTCAAGGCGATCCAGCCGCACAAGCTCAACGCGACGCTGAGCGAGCTGGCCACGATGCTGCGCGACAACGGCGACGACATCGGCGAGGTCTTCTCGGCCTGGGCGGCCTACCTGAAGAAGCTCAATCCGCTGGTGCCACAGATGGCCGACGACCTGGCCGCGCTCGGGCGGGTCGCGGGCCACTACGAGGAAGCGGCGCCGGATCTGCTCGAGGCGCTGGACACGATGACGGTGACCGCCGAGACCCTGGTCGACCAGCAGCGACAGCTCGCCGACACGTTCCGGTCGGTGACCACCACGGCGGCCGACACCGACCGCTGGCTCGAGCGCAACCGGGAGACGATCGTGGTGCTCTCCGACACCTCACGCGACGCGCTGCGCGCGGTCAGTCCGTACGCCTCCTCCTTCCCGTGCCTGTTCAGCGCCCTGCGCGACTACGCGCCGGTGATGGCGAAGAACCTCGGCAAGGGCACCGACGAACCCGGCATCCACGCGCTGGTCAGCGTCTCCGACATCCGGCAGCCCTATCCGGCCGGCTACACCCCGAAGCTGCGCACCGGCGGCCCGCGCTGCCCGTACGTCACCGGTCAGACCGGCAGCCAGCCGGCCGTCACCGGGACGGCCGGCACGGCCGAGCAGATCGAGGCGCCGCCGACGGACCGGGTGCGCACCTTCGGTGCGACGACGGGCCTGGGGGAGCAGAACTCCGAGGGCGAGAACCAGCTGATCGCCGAGGTGATGGCACCTGCGGAAGGCATGGCACCTGATGACTACCCGACCTGGTCGAGCCTGCTGCTCGGCCCGACCCTGCGAGGCACGGAGGTGATCGTGCGATGA
- a CDS encoding helix-turn-helix domain-containing protein produces the protein MSPTQSQTTTTGTRVPHPRLPRRSASRQLAEKVHAPRVSPTECAVIRRVGRGLVPQITDEILRQVAAYSRHPTQRRRDLITKAVASAVELYADVVENIPSDPEAVSAMYFAMGRGEALAERSLDGFRAAVDVATHRAAEAIRHEAEGLVPDDVRGTLCGSLLAYMGTLLDDVARGYAAGVRDREADPGWIRRRLVRGLAGAADAEVIGDLGARVGWQLPKAVVVCSVDTVIPLDSAERPVELPGGCVWDTAGRRALVVTDPADVDAVSAVMRGWPRTGPVFVTVPVPLADVPAAIRWTERARDLVESGVIPADPVVRCADHHVALLLNADPTLSRWEASEALAPLEAFKDEHRRAVLRTLRLWLLTGANASALAAELGIHEHTVRNHKLRLRAAFGSRLQDPEFVTLLLFALGAGESPAADWVELERCG, from the coding sequence ATGAGTCCGACGCAGAGCCAGACGACGACCACCGGAACGCGTGTCCCGCACCCACGACTGCCACGCCGAAGCGCCTCGCGGCAGCTCGCCGAGAAGGTCCATGCCCCGCGCGTCTCGCCGACGGAGTGTGCGGTCATCCGCAGGGTCGGCCGCGGGCTGGTCCCGCAGATCACCGACGAGATCCTGCGCCAGGTCGCTGCCTACTCCCGGCATCCCACCCAGCGGCGTCGGGACCTGATCACCAAGGCCGTCGCCAGTGCCGTGGAGCTCTATGCCGACGTGGTCGAGAACATCCCGTCCGACCCGGAGGCGGTGTCGGCGATGTACTTCGCGATGGGCAGGGGAGAGGCGCTGGCCGAACGGAGCCTCGACGGGTTCAGGGCAGCCGTCGACGTGGCCACCCACCGAGCGGCCGAGGCGATCCGTCACGAGGCCGAGGGGCTGGTCCCCGACGACGTACGCGGGACGCTGTGCGGGTCGCTCCTCGCCTACATGGGCACCCTGCTCGACGACGTCGCCCGCGGGTACGCCGCCGGGGTCCGTGACCGCGAGGCGGATCCGGGCTGGATCCGGCGCCGGCTCGTCCGCGGTCTCGCCGGAGCGGCGGACGCCGAGGTGATCGGTGATCTCGGCGCGCGCGTCGGCTGGCAGCTGCCGAAAGCGGTGGTGGTCTGCTCGGTCGACACCGTCATCCCGCTGGACTCGGCCGAGCGGCCTGTCGAGCTGCCCGGCGGGTGCGTGTGGGACACCGCCGGCCGGCGCGCGCTGGTGGTCACCGACCCGGCCGACGTCGACGCCGTCAGCGCGGTGATGCGCGGGTGGCCGCGTACGGGTCCGGTCTTCGTGACCGTGCCGGTGCCGCTGGCCGACGTACCGGCCGCGATCCGCTGGACCGAGCGTGCCCGGGACCTCGTCGAGTCCGGGGTGATCCCCGCGGACCCCGTGGTGCGCTGCGCCGACCACCACGTCGCCCTGCTGCTCAACGCCGACCCCACGCTCTCGCGATGGGAGGCGAGCGAGGCGCTCGCGCCGCTGGAGGCGTTCAAGGACGAGCACCGGCGGGCGGTGCTGCGTACGCTGCGGCTCTGGCTGCTCACCGGCGCGAACGCCTCGGCACTGGCTGCGGAGCTCGGTATCCACGAGCACACCGTCCGCAACCACAAGCTCCGGCTGCGGGCCGCCTTCGGCAGCCGGCTCCAGGATCCTGAGTTCGTCACCCTGCTCCTCTTCGCCCTCGGTGCCGGGGAGAGCCCAGCCGCCGACTGGGTCGAGCTCGAGCGCTGCGGCTGA
- a CDS encoding MlaE family ABC transporter permease: MTTTVPAKGVSTSSTTGVRRPLDGLAQTGKDIRFYGKVLLGIPSAIRHYPREILRILSEVSFGTGALAVIGGTIGVMTGMSIFVGTVVGMQGYAALDQIGTSTLNGFISAYFNTREIAPLVAALAMSATVGAGFTAQLGAMRINEEIDAVKVMGLGTIPYLVSTRVVAGFVAIIPLYVVGLLTSYAGSRIVTVYFHGQSAGTYDHYFQLFLPPIDILLSFGKVLIFSILIILIHCRLGFYASGGPSGVGIAVGRSVRRTIVVVALLDLALSMAMWGATTTVRIAG; this comes from the coding sequence ATGACGACGACCGTTCCCGCGAAGGGTGTCTCGACAAGCTCGACCACCGGCGTCCGCCGCCCGCTGGACGGGCTGGCGCAGACCGGGAAGGACATCCGGTTCTACGGCAAGGTGTTGCTCGGGATCCCGTCGGCGATCCGGCACTACCCGCGCGAGATCCTCCGGATCCTCTCCGAGGTCTCCTTCGGCACCGGCGCGCTCGCCGTCATCGGCGGCACGATCGGGGTGATGACGGGGATGAGCATCTTCGTCGGCACGGTCGTCGGCATGCAGGGGTACGCGGCGCTCGACCAGATCGGCACCTCGACGCTCAACGGGTTCATCTCCGCCTACTTCAACACCCGCGAGATCGCGCCCCTGGTCGCCGCGTTGGCCATGAGCGCGACCGTCGGTGCCGGGTTCACCGCGCAGCTCGGCGCGATGCGGATCAACGAGGAGATCGACGCGGTCAAGGTGATGGGCCTGGGCACGATCCCCTACCTGGTCTCCACCCGGGTGGTCGCCGGCTTCGTGGCGATCATCCCGCTCTACGTGGTCGGGCTGCTGACCTCCTATGCGGGCTCGCGCATCGTAACGGTGTACTTCCACGGACAGTCGGCCGGGACGTACGACCACTACTTCCAGCTCTTCCTGCCGCCCATCGACATCCTGCTGAGCTTCGGGAAGGTGCTGATCTTCTCGATCCTGATCATCCTGATCCACTGCCGGCTGGGCTTCTACGCCAGCGGTGGGCCGTCGGGGGTCGGGATCGCGGTCGGGCGCTCGGTGCGGCGGACCATCGTGGTCGTCGCGCTGCTCGACCTGGCGCTCTCGATGGCGATGTGGGGCGCCACCACGACGGTGAGGATCGCGGGATGA
- a CDS encoding MlaD family protein, with product MQRLTGGVRVKLGLFVALALVGTSYVGARYVGLDLFEEPYRVDVSLPEGGGLFVNSEVTYRGVPVGEVTALEAGADDVRAVLEIDGDAPAIPKDVTVKVANRSAIGEQYLDLRGGAVGSSRLADGDRLAAGEEALPYDASQVIETGRDFVASVPEEALVTTIDESYLLSRGAGSDLRKLVDTSLSFQKEADRNFLVSASLIRNSDQVLATQEESATSIKAWSNDLALFSATLADSDKDLRDLIGAAPGTATEISLLVKDVGQPLGILMSNLVTPAQLFGTNAAALESTFVTVPEAVSIGWAINTSNGPRLSLMPSFFNPPACVAGYEGTDLRAGTDVSKGKPFNTAAGCAAVPRPKTTKTETAEPGTVSVPTTLAGLMGER from the coding sequence ATGCAACGGCTGACCGGAGGCGTACGCGTCAAGCTCGGGCTCTTCGTCGCCCTCGCCCTCGTGGGGACCAGCTATGTCGGGGCCCGCTACGTCGGGCTGGACCTGTTCGAGGAGCCCTATCGCGTCGACGTCTCGCTGCCCGAGGGCGGCGGGCTCTTCGTCAATTCCGAGGTGACCTACCGCGGGGTGCCCGTGGGTGAGGTGACGGCCCTGGAGGCAGGGGCCGACGACGTACGTGCCGTGCTGGAGATCGACGGCGACGCCCCCGCCATCCCCAAGGACGTGACCGTGAAGGTCGCCAACCGGTCGGCCATCGGCGAGCAGTATCTGGACCTCCGTGGCGGCGCCGTGGGTTCGTCCCGGCTCGCCGACGGTGACCGGCTCGCTGCGGGGGAGGAGGCGCTGCCGTACGACGCCTCCCAGGTCATCGAGACCGGCCGCGACTTCGTCGCCTCGGTGCCCGAGGAGGCGCTGGTGACGACGATCGACGAGTCCTACCTGCTGTCCCGGGGTGCCGGTTCCGACCTGCGGAAGCTGGTCGACACCTCGCTGTCGTTCCAGAAGGAGGCCGACCGCAACTTCCTGGTCTCGGCGAGCCTGATCCGCAACTCCGACCAGGTGCTCGCGACCCAGGAGGAGTCGGCGACGAGCATCAAGGCCTGGAGCAACGACCTCGCCCTCTTCTCCGCGACGCTGGCTGATTCCGACAAGGACCTGCGCGACCTGATCGGGGCCGCGCCTGGCACGGCCACCGAGATCTCGCTGCTGGTCAAGGATGTCGGGCAGCCGCTGGGGATCCTGATGAGCAACCTGGTCACCCCGGCGCAGCTGTTCGGTACCAACGCCGCCGCGCTGGAGTCGACCTTCGTGACCGTGCCCGAGGCAGTCAGCATCGGCTGGGCGATCAACACCTCCAACGGCCCCCGGCTGAGCCTGATGCCGTCCTTCTTCAACCCGCCCGCCTGCGTCGCCGGCTACGAGGGCACCGACCTGCGTGCCGGCACCGATGTGAGCAAGGGCAAGCCGTTCAACACCGCGGCCGGCTGCGCTGCCGTGCCGCGACCGAAAACGACCAAGACCGAGACAGCCGAGCCGGGGACGGTTAGCGTCCCCACCACGCTCGCCGGACTGATGGGGGAGCGATGA
- a CDS encoding MCE family protein, with translation MSRLSRPLVAVLATAALTLSGCGLGAVSGGVYEAPLPGGADVGEDPITLSAEFSDVLDLVPQSSVKIDNVAVGRVAKIRLAEDGRSARVSLVVRDDVELPAGTTARLQQTSLLGEKYVALIRPATPVAGSPLGDGAVLGRGDTEAAAQVEEVLGALSMVLNSGGIAQFQEISREMQKISDGRPEEIRAFLKEMDRFVSALDSRSESITSAIDSLNELAVTLEKDKTKIANALEGLSPGMQVLVDQRPQLVAMLEALDQLSKVTIRTLDEAQDDIVADLKLLDPILDQLAKAGSDLPYALEILFTYPFPDEVLNAIRGDYLNLFLVTNFRTPDGCRSKGCDWLQVSVEGGSGGPVSSQSGSSGAPGLLPSTTSPVPGSSSPAIPGESILPSDPGSSSSSDPSSSESGSSSSSPSDPSGSPSESPSESSESSEPSGSGSETSETSPEGAVSDPGTGSVEGSE, from the coding sequence ATGTCGCGTCTGTCTCGCCCGCTCGTGGCTGTCCTGGCCACCGCCGCGCTGACCCTCTCCGGCTGTGGACTCGGTGCCGTCAGCGGCGGCGTCTACGAGGCTCCGCTTCCCGGTGGCGCCGACGTGGGGGAGGACCCGATCACGCTGAGCGCGGAGTTCAGCGACGTACTCGATCTGGTTCCGCAGTCCAGCGTCAAGATCGACAACGTCGCGGTCGGCCGGGTCGCCAAGATCCGGCTCGCCGAGGACGGCCGCAGCGCGCGGGTGTCCCTGGTGGTCAGGGACGACGTCGAGCTCCCCGCCGGCACCACGGCCCGACTGCAGCAGACCTCGCTGCTCGGAGAGAAGTACGTCGCGCTGATCCGCCCCGCGACCCCGGTCGCGGGCTCGCCGCTGGGTGACGGTGCGGTCCTCGGGCGGGGTGACACCGAGGCGGCCGCTCAGGTCGAGGAGGTGCTCGGGGCGCTGTCGATGGTGCTCAACAGCGGTGGGATCGCGCAGTTCCAGGAGATCTCGCGGGAGATGCAGAAGATCTCCGACGGTCGGCCGGAGGAGATCCGGGCGTTCCTGAAGGAGATGGACCGGTTCGTCTCCGCCCTCGATTCCCGCTCGGAGTCGATCACCTCGGCGATCGACTCGCTCAACGAGCTCGCGGTCACGCTGGAGAAGGACAAGACCAAGATCGCGAACGCGTTGGAGGGGCTCTCGCCCGGGATGCAGGTCCTCGTCGACCAGCGGCCGCAGCTGGTCGCGATGCTGGAGGCGCTCGACCAGCTCTCCAAGGTCACCATCCGCACCCTCGACGAGGCCCAGGACGACATCGTCGCCGACCTGAAGCTGCTCGACCCGATCCTCGACCAGCTCGCCAAGGCCGGCTCCGACCTGCCCTACGCGCTGGAGATCCTCTTCACCTACCCGTTCCCTGACGAGGTGCTCAACGCCATCCGCGGCGACTACCTGAATCTGTTCCTGGTCACGAACTTCCGCACTCCCGACGGCTGTCGGTCCAAGGGCTGCGACTGGCTGCAGGTGTCGGTCGAAGGCGGGTCCGGCGGCCCGGTCTCCTCCCAGTCCGGGTCGTCGGGCGCGCCGGGGCTGTTGCCGTCGACCACCTCGCCGGTGCCGGGCTCGTCCTCGCCGGCCATCCCGGGGGAGTCGATCCTGCCCTCCGACCCCGGCTCGTCGTCCTCCTCGGACCCGTCGTCGTCCGAGTCCGGGTCGTCCTCGTCGTCGCCCTCCGATCCTTCCGGGTCGCCGTCGGAGTCGCCGTCCGAGTCGTCCGAGTCGTCCGAGCCGTCCGGGTCGGGCTCGGAGACCTCCGAGACGTCGCCGGAAGGCGCGGTCTCTGATCCTGGCACCGGCTCCGTGGAAGGGAGCGAATGA
- a CDS encoding MCE family protein, which produces MRRLIAGLLVVAVVGAIGWGAAYGIREGGRGTTFSALFEASVGLYPGSDVQILGVPVGEVTSVTPAGEHVKVSMMLDPGQTAAADTSAVIVAPTLVSDRFVQLTEPYVDGPELRDGTVIEETAVPVEIDDLYASLTEAGEQLGPDGANRNGALSRFLEVIAANLDGQGDDINQVIREGADASATLADVDQDFFATVENLDTFNKTLLAHDDGVHDANRRFAQVTEYLADDRDDLASAVGNLGEALALLESFIKDNRAEMRTSVENLQGPTQVLVDQNESLEEAVATIPLVLQKYINAYDPANNSLVGRTNLNELSVWSGDGLTGQTSEDAPPVLLPGVGSGVGEEQ; this is translated from the coding sequence ATGAGACGCCTCATCGCTGGGCTCCTCGTGGTCGCCGTCGTCGGCGCGATCGGGTGGGGTGCTGCGTACGGGATCCGGGAGGGGGGTCGCGGGACCACCTTCTCGGCGCTCTTCGAGGCCTCCGTCGGCCTCTATCCGGGCTCTGACGTGCAGATCCTCGGGGTGCCGGTGGGCGAGGTGACCTCGGTGACCCCGGCCGGCGAGCACGTGAAGGTCTCGATGATGCTCGACCCCGGCCAGACCGCCGCAGCCGACACCTCGGCCGTGATCGTCGCCCCGACCCTGGTCTCGGACCGCTTCGTGCAGCTCACCGAGCCGTACGTCGACGGCCCCGAGCTCCGCGACGGGACCGTCATCGAGGAGACCGCCGTGCCGGTGGAGATCGACGACCTCTACGCCTCGCTGACCGAGGCCGGCGAACAGCTCGGTCCCGATGGCGCCAACCGGAACGGCGCACTGTCGCGGTTCCTGGAGGTGATCGCGGCCAACCTCGACGGTCAGGGCGACGACATCAACCAGGTGATCCGGGAGGGCGCCGACGCCTCGGCGACCCTGGCCGACGTCGACCAGGACTTCTTCGCCACCGTCGAGAACCTCGACACCTTCAACAAGACCCTGCTCGCGCACGACGACGGGGTCCATGACGCCAACCGCCGGTTCGCGCAGGTCACCGAGTATCTCGCCGACGACCGCGACGACCTGGCCTCCGCGGTCGGCAACCTCGGCGAGGCGCTCGCGCTGCTGGAGTCGTTCATCAAGGACAACCGCGCCGAGATGCGGACGAGCGTCGAGAACCTGCAGGGGCCGACGCAGGTGCTCGTCGACCAGAACGAGTCGCTGGAGGAGGCGGTCGCCACGATCCCGTTGGTGCTGCAAAAGTACATCAACGCCTACGACCCGGCGAACAACAGCCTCGTCGGCCGCACCAACCTCAACGAGCTGAGCGTCTGGTCCGGAGACGGCCTCACCGGCCAGACCTCCGAGGACGCGCCGCCGGTGCTGCTGCCCGGTGTCGGGTCCGGTGTGGGAGAGGAGCAGTGA